Part of the Maridesulfovibrio sp. genome, CGAACTGGAGATATCCCTTTACTGGCCCGCTATTTTGCGCAAAAAGCCTGCATTGAACTGGGGCTGCCCGAAAAAAACCTTGATCCGGCTGTTGTTGGACACCTAAGTGCACAGAGCTGGAACGGCAACGTCCGCGAGCTGCAAAACACCATGCGCAAGCTTGCAGTATTCAGCACCGGGGAATCCATAACCATGCTGGCTGTCGACTTGGCCGAGGGTAAGATGTCAGCGGATGCCGGAAGCGACTCCATGTCTTCCCTGCCATACAAAGAAGCCAAACAGCAGCTGGTGGACAGTTTCAGCAGAAGCTACATAAGCGATCTTTTATCCCGTACCGGCGGCAATGTTTCAGAAGCAGCCCGTAACTCCGATCTGTCCCGAGTGGCCGTGCAGAAGATGATGGCCAGATTCCATCTTAAATCTTCCCTTTTTAAAAGGGATTAAGCAGCAGATCCCCGGATTCTGTGGAATAATTATCGTGCAAGAGCCTGATCATAAACTGCCGCAATCCTCTGAAAAATATTAGCCCATGTGTAAGGGGCTGTAAGCTTGGTAATTGCGGTGAAATCAGGTTCTACGTTTTCCTGCACTTCGCAGATGCTGGCTGCTAGAGCTTCCTGAAGCAACTTATCCAGCAAGGGTTCATCTTCAGGACGGGGGGAATCAATTGTCTGTAATGGAGGAAGATTAACCATACGGACCATCTGCCGTGATTGCCCGGAGAACAATTCCTTAACTCCGGGTAAATCCGTGGTCACTATACGACAGCCGCAGGCTAATGCCTCAAGCAGGACCAGCGGAAGTCCTTCGAAAAATGAGGGCAGGACAAAAATATGGGCGCAGCGCATCAGGCTTCCAAGCTCCTGATGTGAAAGAACGCCATGCACTGTAACCCTGTCACCCAGTTGAGCGGCAAGGTCCAAACATTGCTGCTTTTCAGGGCCGCTGCCCCCGCCCACCAGATGCAGATGGAACAGCAGGTCATCGAGGTCAGCCAGACAACGAAGCAACCAAGGAACGCCCTTTGCCCGGTTGAGCTTACCTGCGTAAAGAATTTGCACTGTATCCTGACCAGATTCATCAGAACACGTATAAAAGCACTGCTGATTGAATCCGCCGCTGATGGTTGCCACCCGCTCCTCAGGCATGTTTAAAAGCTTCAGAATTTCCTGTTTCTGCTGTTCAAACAAGGCAATGATTCGGTCGATGCCAGCCAGATCAGCCAATAAGGAGCGGCCCAGCTCAGGGCATAAGTGATGCTGACGCAAACATGTGCCGTGGCAGGTTGTGACCAGAGGAATGTCCGGCGCGACCCGTCTGGCTGCAGCTGTTGCCATCCACAAATG contains:
- a CDS encoding glycosyltransferase; this encodes MMRRDIDRIVKHAYALDMRILHLLSQIPDATGSGKYVQEMILQSLNRGYKPFLVAGVPKGFKLEDTPLAGVIEPDHCLFVRFEDRDLDFKVVGMSDVMPYPSTVCSELGAKEVAAYQKEFGKVVAKAVKSFSPDLIHSNHLWMATAAARRVAPDIPLVTTCHGTCLRQHHLCPELGRSLLADLAGIDRIIALFEQQKQEILKLLNMPEERVATISGGFNQQCFYTCSDESGQDTVQILYAGKLNRAKGVPWLLRCLADLDDLLFHLHLVGGGSGPEKQQCLDLAAQLGDRVTVHGVLSHQELGSLMRCAHIFVLPSFFEGLPLVLLEALACGCRIVTTDLPGVKELFSGQSRQMVRMVNLPPLQTIDSPRPEDEPLLDKLLQEALAASICEVQENVEPDFTAITKLTAPYTWANIFQRIAAVYDQALAR